In a single window of the Littorina saxatilis isolate snail1 linkage group LG5, US_GU_Lsax_2.0, whole genome shotgun sequence genome:
- the LOC138967778 gene encoding uncharacterized protein, translated as MPSVCDSPEGPKVWKTQENDSKEIDKRQQQHGKLKTLNKDQTDSKEIDKRQQQHGKLKTLNKDQTDSKEIDKRQQQHGNGSLQNMDKDVLLRLTTMLHENVYVQTLKTARDTLIQQEHVQGSTMKVVIREDKRPQHEHPRRFNQQQSSEVAILMDNEPTENRDIILSLKDGRLQRISELHRSYDPLQYPLIFPFGTDGYNIYMKGQNGRKITQQEYYSYYIQVRPDNHILKYARLFQQLLVDWYSKMETERLMWIRREQKSLRADSYQGLTDALLANDADPHNVGQRIILPSSFVGGPRYMHQKQSDAMAYVRKFGCADLFVTMTCNPAWKEIIENLLLGQTASDRPDIITRVFKLKLKKLLDMLTKKKIFGKVRAWLYSTEFQKRGLPHAHILLWLLPSQKIRPNDIDLAISSEIPDPVQNPELHKMVMAHMIHGPCGTHNPRSSCMDQETKKCTKHYPKAFRQSTEQGQDSYPKYRRRQETDGGHTGTLMRGNQKMTITNQWVVPYSPYLIHQFNCHINVEICSSIKSIKYVVKYVHKGTDQAVFHLQETAAEQQLPTVDEVSLFQNARYIGSIEATWRHLGFDLHERFPMVQRLALHLENGQRVYFRPETAMASVQTPPSTTLTAFFSLCEENQFARDLKYPEVPEHFTWLATQKKWKRRQRGTAIVRMYSVSPRQGECYFLRLLLNVVKGPSSYEDLKTIDGHVCTTFREACYERGLLEDDKHLELSMEEASASQSPKLLRSFFAIILINCSPSNPGSLYLRFRDHLAEDFLYTFRQVVNDDTAPFSDAIYNQALCAIEERLLLLGGKSVEHYGMPKAVQQDATIRVSREYHQETNYDTEVLKAAAADQLKQLTEDQRKVYDTFISMVEKRNQSDTNMLFLDAPGGTGKTFVINLILSMIRSTGRIALATASSGIAATLIQVPLDVDKQDQPTCAIKRGTNLAKVIQDTAAIIIDEAPMTHRAVYEAIDRTLQDITQTSKPMGGIPTLFCGDFRQILPVVPHGTRANVINASIKNSYLWQNIVVKHLTTNMRAHLSGNHEAVAFANLLLDIGNGAIPPSDFPDTIDIPPTLCQFADSLEQLKTDVFPDLQEHYTSSEWLAQRAIISPLNKTVNKLNGMLMSDFPGDERLYKSIDKAINDEEVVIYPQELLNSIEISGLPPHELTLKPGAPIIILRSLEPPKTTNGTRCTITRLHNYVIEATISCGPYKGEPVLLPRIPLEPSDSSLPFTFRRLQFPIRPAFALTINKSQGQTYSVLGVPVIPSPPPPPPSPRAVSVKATVKRAHFK; from the exons ATGCCAAGCGTATGCGACTCTCCAGAAGGTCCCAAAGTTTGgaagacacaagaaaacgaCTCGAAAGAAATAGACAAGCGACAACAGCAGCACGGCAAGTTGAAAACACTGAACAAAGATCAAACAGACTCGAAAGAAATAGACAAGCGACAACAGCAGCACGGCAAGTTGAAAACACTGAACAAAGATCAAACAGACTCGAAAGAGATAGACAAGCGACAACAGCAGCACGGCAACGGGAGC CTGCAAAACATGGACAAAGACGTACTGCTGCGCCTCACAACGATGTTGCATGAAAACGTCTACGTACAAACGCTTAAGACAGCTAGGGACACCCTGATTCAACAAGAGCATGTTCAGGGTTCAACGATGAAGGTTGTCATTCGAGAGGACAAGCGTCCTCAACATGAGCATCCCAGGAGATTCAACCAGCAGCAGTCGTCAGAAGTGGCTATCCTGATGGACAACGAGCCCACAGAGAACCGTGACATTATCCTCAGTCTGAAAGACGGACGTCTGCAAAGGATCTCTGAACTGCACAGGAGCTATGATCCACTCCAATACCCACTCATATTCCCATTTGGCACAGACGGCTACAACATCTACATGAAAGGTCAAAATGGGAGAAAGATTACCCAGCAAGAGTACTATTCCTATTACATACAGGTGCGCCCTGACAACCACATCCTCAAGTATGCTCGCCTGTTCCAGCAGCTTTTGGTTGATTGGTACTCCAAAATGGAGACAGAACGACTAATGTGGATCAGGAGGGAGCAGAAGTCACTCAGAGCTGACAGCTACCAAGGTTTGACCGATGCACTTCTTGCCAACGATGCAGATCCACACAATGTTGGTCAGAGAATTATCCTGCCCTCATCGTTCGTAGGTGGCCCTCGCTACATGCACCAAAAGCAGTCTGATGCAATGGCCTATGTCAGGAAGTTTGGCTGTGCGGACTTATTTGTAACCATGACATGCAATCCCGCTTGGAAGGAAATCATAGAGAATCTCCTTCTCGGACAAACAGCCAGCGATCGTCCAGACATCATCACCCGAGTGTTCAAGCTGAAACTCAAAAAGTTGCTAGACATGCTCACCAAAAAGAAAATCTTTGGCAAAGTCAGAGCATGGCTTTACTCAACAGAATTTCAGAAGCGAGGACTGCCACATGCACACATATTGCTGTGGCTGTTGCCCAGCCAAAAGATCAGGCCAAATGACATTGACCTCGCCATCTCTTCTGAGATTCCAGATCCTGTCCAGAACCCTGAGCTTCACAAGATGGTCATGGCCCACATGATCCACGGACCTTGCGGAACACACAACCCACGAAGCAGCTGTATGGATCAAGAGACCAAGAAATGCACGAAGCACTATCCAAAAGCGTTTCGACAGTCAACAGAGCAGGGACAAGACAGCTACCCCAAATACCGAAGACGCCAAGAAACAGATGGAGGACACACTGGGACACTCATGCGTGGGAACCAGAAGATGACTATCACTAACCAGTGGGTGGTTCCTTACAGCCCCTACTTAATACACCAGTTCAACTGCCACATTAATGTGGAGATCTGCAGTAGCATCAAATCCATCAAATACGTTGTCAAGTATGTTCACAAGGGAACTGACCAGGCTGTCTTTCACCTCCAGGAGACTGCAGCAGAACAACAACTTCCTACTGTCGACGAGGTATCACTCTTCCAGAATGCCCGATACATCGGTAGCATCGAGGCTACCTGGCGGCATCTGGGATTTGACCTGCATGAACGCTTCCCAATGGTGCAACGACTTGCACTTCATCTGGAGAACGGCCAGCGGGTCTATTTCCGTCCTGAGACTGCCATGGCCAGTGTGCAGACACCACCTTCAACAACCCTAACCGCGTTCTTCAGCCTCTGCGAAGAAAATCAGTTTGCAAGGGATCTGAAGTATCCGGAAGTGCCAGAACACTTCACGTGGCTCGCAACGCAGAAAAAGTGGAAAAGACGGCAAAGGGGGACTGCGATCGTGCGAATGTATTCAGTCAGTCCTCGACAAGGCGAGTGCTACTTCCTGAGACTTCTGCTGAACGTTGTGAAAGGCCCTAGCTCCTATGAAGATCTCAAAACTATTGACGGCCACGTCTGCACCACATTCCGTGAGGCCTGCTACGAGCGTGGATTGCTGGAGGATGACAAACACCTCGAGCTTAGCATGGAGGAAGCGTCTGCCTCCCAGAGCCCCAAGCTGTTGCGCAGTTTCTTTGCAATCATTCTGATCAACTGCAGTCCCAGCAATCCCGGTAGTCTCTATCTACGCTTTCGGGATCATCTGGCAGAAGACTTCCTCTACACATTCAGGCAGGTTGTTAACGACGACACAGCACCATTCTCAGACGCCATCTATAATCAAGCTCTCTGTGCCATTGAAGAAAGGCTCTTGCTTCTAGGTGGAAAGTCTGTAGAACACTATGGGATGCCAAAAGCAGTCCAACAAGACGCCACCATCCGGGTGTCACGGGAGTATCATCAGGAGACAAACTATGACACTGAAGTGCTAaaggcagcagcagcagaccaGCTGAAACAGTTGACTGAAGATCAAAGAAAAGTGTATGACACTTTCATCAGCATGGTCGAGAAGAGAAATCAGAGTGACACCAACATGCTGTTTCTTGACGCGCCAGGAGGTACTGGTAAGACCTTTGTGATCAACCTCATCCTCTCCATGATCCGTTCTACAGGCAGGATTGCACTCGCCACAGCCTCCAGTGGCATCGCTGCAACCCTTATACAAG TTCCGCTTGATGTGGACAAGCAAGACCAACCCACATGTGCCATCAAACGCGGCACAAACTTGGCTAAAGTAATCCAAGACACTGCTGCCATCATCATAGACGAGGCCCCAATGACACACAGGGCAGTCTATGAGGCAATCGATCGCACGCTTCAGGACATTACTCAGACTTCTAAACCAATGGGAGGCATTCCAACTTTGTTCTGCGGTGACTTCAGGCAGATTCTCCCTGTCGTCCCCCACGGCACAAGAGCCAACGTCATCAACGCTTCTATTAAGAATTCCTACCTGTGGCAGAACATCGTGGTCAAACACCTCACAACCAACATGCGTGCACACCTGTCTGGAAATCATGAGGCCGTAGCCTTTGCCAATCTCCTACTTGATATCGGAAATGGTGCCATCCCGCCATCAGATTTCCCTGACACCATCGACATTCCTCCAACCCTCTGCCAATTTGCAGACAGCTTGGAACAACTCAAGACAGACGTATTCCCAGACCTCCAAGAGCACTACACAAGTTCAGAGTGGCTGGCACAGAGAGCCATTATCTCCCCGCTCAACAAGACAGTCAACAAACTGAACGGAATGCTCATGTCTGATTTTCCAGGAGATGAGAGACTCTACAAGTCCATTGACAAAGCCATCAATGATGAGGAGGTCGTCATTTACCCCCAAGAGCTTCTCAACTCTATCGAGATCTCAGGATTGCCCCCACATGAACTGACACTAAAACCTGGTGCACCAATCATCATTCTTCGATCCCTGGAACCTCCCAAAACCACAAATGGTACCAGGTGTACCATCACCAGACTCCACAACTATGTCATTGAAGCTACCATTTCCTGTGGCCCCTATAAGGGAGAACCAGTTCTGCTGCCTCGAATCCCTCTCGAACCTTCAGACTCTTCCCTTCCCTTCACGTTCCGGCGCCTACAGTTCCCTATAAGGCCAGCCTTTGCCCTTACCATCAACAAAAGCCAAGGACAGACATATTCAGTCTTGGGA